The following are encoded together in the Pedobacter steynii genome:
- a CDS encoding MFS transporter: MKETKMGNYRWTICALLFFATTVNYLDRQVLSLLHPTLEKEFNWTNSDYANITAAFQFVYAISMLFAGRFVDRLGTKWGYIIALIIWSIGAIMHAVALPIGVSAAALISWVGLGMVPVSVIGFILARAVLAFGESANFPAAIKATAEYFPKKERSFATGIFNSGANVGAILAPLTVPWIAKVWGWEAAFLIVGAVGFIWLGFWFVFYDKPESQKRLNALEFAYINSDQETETTVVETEATEKIAWFKLLGYRQTWAFAFGKFMTDGVWWFFLFWLPSYLKVQYSLTGTDIMIPLTVLYSMTMIGSIGGGWFPMYFIKKGYSPYDGRMRAMFVIALFPLLVLAAQPLGHISFWIPVVLIGIGASAHQAWSANIFTTVSDMFPKKSIASVIGIGGMAGGMGGVVMSKLGGALFDHYKLLGHTQTGYTIMFAICAVAYLLAWMVMKSLVPKYAPITDL, translated from the coding sequence ATGAAAGAGACTAAAATGGGTAATTACAGATGGACAATCTGTGCATTATTATTTTTTGCAACCACAGTCAACTATCTTGACCGTCAGGTGTTAAGCCTCCTGCACCCAACGCTGGAGAAAGAATTTAACTGGACCAATAGTGATTATGCCAATATCACAGCGGCATTTCAGTTTGTATACGCGATTTCAATGCTCTTTGCAGGACGGTTCGTAGATAGGTTAGGTACGAAATGGGGTTACATTATTGCCTTGATCATCTGGTCAATAGGAGCCATTATGCATGCGGTTGCATTACCCATCGGCGTAAGTGCTGCTGCACTGATCAGTTGGGTTGGATTGGGAATGGTACCGGTATCGGTAATTGGTTTTATCCTTGCCAGGGCAGTATTGGCTTTCGGTGAATCAGCCAACTTCCCGGCAGCAATTAAAGCTACCGCAGAATATTTCCCTAAAAAAGAACGTTCTTTTGCCACCGGGATCTTTAATTCAGGGGCTAACGTGGGGGCGATTTTAGCACCGCTTACCGTGCCATGGATTGCTAAAGTCTGGGGATGGGAAGCTGCTTTCCTGATTGTAGGTGCGGTTGGTTTTATCTGGCTGGGCTTCTGGTTTGTTTTTTATGATAAACCGGAAAGTCAGAAAAGATTGAATGCTTTGGAGTTCGCTTATATCAATAGTGACCAGGAGACGGAAACTACTGTGGTAGAAACGGAAGCTACTGAAAAAATTGCCTGGTTTAAGTTACTGGGCTACAGACAAACCTGGGCATTTGCATTTGGAAAGTTTATGACCGACGGGGTCTGGTGGTTTTTTCTGTTTTGGTTGCCTTCGTACCTTAAGGTACAATATAGCCTGACTGGTACCGACATCATGATTCCGCTAACGGTATTGTATAGCATGACCATGATTGGAAGTATCGGGGGAGGATGGTTTCCTATGTATTTTATTAAAAAAGGATATTCCCCTTATGATGGCAGAATGCGGGCAATGTTTGTGATTGCCTTATTCCCTTTACTGGTATTGGCCGCTCAGCCGCTGGGGCATATCAGCTTCTGGATTCCGGTAGTCCTGATCGGGATCGGAGCATCAGCACACCAGGCCTGGTCAGCTAATATTTTTACCACAGTTTCTGACATGTTTCCTAAAAAAAGTATTGCTTCTGTTATTGGAATAGGTGGAATGGCCGGTGGTATGGGTGGAGTAGTCATGTCTAAATTAGGAGGAGCGCTATTTGACCACTATAAGCTATTGGGGCATACCCAAACTGGGTACACCATTATGTTCGCAATTTGTGCGGTAGCTTATTTACTGGCCTGGATGGTGATGAAATCGCTGGTTCCTAAATACGCGCCGATCACCGATCTGTAA
- a CDS encoding bifunctional 4-hydroxy-2-oxoglutarate aldolase/2-dehydro-3-deoxy-phosphogluconate aldolase, whose protein sequence is MKTKESSLKAITDQGILPLFYFEDAQVSLDIIRTLYQAGIRVLEYTNRGPAALSNFSMLIETLKTEMQDLHLGIGTIKTVKEAEEFIAAGAHFIVCPIVNPEVGELVHKEGLLWIPGCFTPTEINTAHQMKAGLIKLFPANILGPSYMAAIKDLFPGQLFIPTGGVEIEQSNISNWFKSGVCAVGMGSKLISKEILDQKDYKQLNTLTRTTIDLVKAGR, encoded by the coding sequence ATGAAAACAAAAGAAAGCTCTTTAAAAGCCATTACTGATCAGGGAATCCTTCCCTTGTTTTATTTTGAAGATGCTCAGGTAAGCCTGGACATCATCAGGACCCTATATCAGGCGGGAATCCGGGTTTTAGAGTATACCAATCGCGGGCCGGCTGCTTTGTCTAATTTTAGCATGCTGATAGAGACATTGAAAACGGAAATGCAGGACCTTCATCTGGGAATCGGAACGATTAAAACTGTTAAAGAAGCTGAAGAGTTTATTGCCGCGGGTGCCCATTTTATTGTTTGTCCGATTGTAAATCCGGAAGTAGGTGAATTGGTCCATAAGGAGGGCCTGCTTTGGATTCCCGGATGCTTTACCCCGACAGAAATTAATACTGCTCATCAGATGAAAGCCGGACTGATTAAATTGTTTCCGGCAAATATCCTTGGGCCATCTTATATGGCAGCAATTAAAGACCTTTTTCCTGGTCAGTTGTTTATCCCAACCGGTGGTGTGGAAATTGAACAGAGCAACATCAGCAACTGGTTTAAATCAGGTGTATGTGCAGTCGGAATGGGTAGTAAGCTGATCAGTAAAGAAATATTAGACCAAAAAGATTATAAACAACTAAATACCTTAACCAGAACAACAATTGACCTGGTAAAAGCGGGTAGATAA
- a CDS encoding O-methyltransferase: MIEEIKQAYPIAYIAINEATADSEFSMASDLLTCSLLKTLAGSKPGGRFLELGTGTGLSASWILDGMDDAATLISIDNDDNFLSIARRFLVNDKRLKLEYADGGDWIQRNSKQKFDYIFADTWHGKYLMLDEVIEMLNPGAFYIIDDMLPQANWPEGHAEKATRLIEELDKRTDLVITKQCWATGIVIATKKKV, translated from the coding sequence ATGATAGAAGAAATCAAACAGGCTTATCCTATAGCCTATATTGCCATCAACGAAGCCACTGCAGATTCTGAATTTTCAATGGCCTCGGATCTTTTGACCTGTTCACTGCTAAAAACCCTGGCCGGCTCAAAACCGGGAGGTCGTTTTCTGGAGCTGGGAACAGGAACAGGATTATCTGCTTCCTGGATATTGGATGGAATGGATGATGCTGCTACCTTGATTTCTATCGATAATGACGATAATTTTTTATCAATTGCCAGACGTTTCCTGGTCAATGATAAAAGACTGAAGCTGGAATATGCAGATGGAGGGGATTGGATACAACGCAATAGTAAGCAGAAATTCGACTATATTTTCGCAGATACCTGGCACGGAAAATACCTGATGCTGGACGAAGTGATAGAAATGCTGAATCCGGGTGCGTTTTATATTATAGATGATATGTTACCACAAGCCAACTGGCCGGAAGGGCATGCCGAAAAGGCAACCCGGTTAATAGAAGAACTGGATAAAAGAACAGATCTGGTGATCACTAAACAATGCTGGGCAACTGGAATTGTAATTGCAACAAA
- a CDS encoding DeoR/GlpR family DNA-binding transcription regulator, with protein sequence MIKEERLQLIIEHIRKERKVLLGDLSTLLGVSEDTVRRDIKELSDQGLLKAVRGGAISRSPIPRHFREREHYDVSHKGIIAEKAVKLIKNGQVVLFDSGTSVLAIATLLPRDLQITVITNSFPVATVLEDHPCIEVIFLGGRLNKSSFSTSGFEVIQTIRGIRPDICFLGICSIDLISGVTGISYEDCQVKKAMVETSKQIIALATVEKLGTTEPYYITSMSDIDTIITDIDPDDESLKAYKDAGIRLE encoded by the coding sequence ATGATAAAGGAAGAACGATTACAACTGATCATAGAACATATCCGCAAAGAGCGAAAAGTTCTATTGGGTGATTTAAGTACGTTATTAGGTGTGTCAGAAGACACCGTGAGACGCGACATTAAAGAATTATCAGACCAGGGCTTATTAAAAGCTGTTCGTGGTGGCGCCATTTCACGCTCTCCTATTCCCCGACATTTCCGTGAGCGTGAGCACTATGATGTCAGTCATAAAGGAATTATAGCAGAAAAAGCGGTAAAACTGATAAAGAACGGACAGGTGGTTTTATTTGATTCAGGAACATCTGTTCTTGCCATTGCCACACTTTTGCCCCGGGATTTACAAATAACAGTCATTACCAATAGTTTCCCGGTAGCTACTGTCCTGGAAGACCATCCCTGTATAGAAGTCATATTCCTTGGCGGAAGATTAAATAAATCTTCCTTCTCTACCTCTGGTTTTGAAGTAATCCAGACCATCAGGGGTATAAGACCAGACATTTGTTTTCTGGGCATTTGCAGCATTGATCTAATTTCGGGTGTGACCGGGATCAGCTATGAAGATTGTCAGGTGAAAAAGGCAATGGTAGAAACTTCTAAACAGATTATCGCGTTGGCAACTGTAGAAAAATTAGGTACCACAGAACCTTATTATATCACCAGCATGAGTGACATCGATACGATCATTACTGATATTGATCCTGATGACGAAAGTCTGAAGGCCTATAAAGATGCTGGAATCAGACTGGAATAA
- a CDS encoding NADP-dependent glyceraldehyde-3-phosphate dehydrogenase — MNFNEQLQAIFVEEQQIPEEFKLEEEVHQREYLSNGELRAWDGEVHEVLSPVCLKTPEGLKRKVIGTYPLCNEKEATEALDAAVAAYNNGRGEWPTMSVGDRISCVEKFTHRIIEKKAIVVKLLMWEIGKSYADSVKEFDRTVEYIHATIDALKDLDRQSSRFSIEQGIVAQIRRSPLGVVLCMGPFNYPLNETFTTLIPALIMGNTLLFKPPKHGTLLHYPLLEAFRDCFPKGVVNTIYGRGNKIIPDLMKSGKINVLTLIGSSKVANELKKLHPKVNRLRAILGLDAKNAAIITARADVQLAVQETVLGALSFNGQRCTALKIVFIHRSLAEVFLKELAAAVAQLKFGMPWENGVSLTPLPEPHKPAYLQECIADAIANGATVRNENGGAVNESFVFPAIVYPVNRKMKLYTEEQFGPVIPVVPFDDLEETIEYLIESTHGQQVSIFSNDEEEIAALIDPLVNQVSRVNINCQCQRGPDVFPFTGRKDSAEGTLSVVDALRSFSIRSLVATKLNDNNKHLINEIVDGNSSNFLSTRYLF, encoded by the coding sequence ATGAATTTTAATGAACAGCTCCAGGCAATTTTTGTGGAGGAGCAACAAATTCCGGAGGAATTTAAATTAGAAGAGGAGGTTCATCAGCGGGAATACCTGAGCAATGGTGAACTAAGGGCATGGGATGGAGAAGTACATGAGGTTTTGTCGCCGGTTTGTCTGAAAACCCCCGAAGGTTTAAAACGTAAAGTGATTGGAACTTATCCTTTGTGCAACGAGAAGGAAGCTACAGAAGCGCTGGATGCGGCCGTTGCTGCTTACAACAATGGAAGAGGTGAATGGCCAACCATGAGTGTCGGCGACAGGATCAGCTGTGTAGAGAAATTTACGCATCGTATTATTGAAAAGAAAGCCATTGTGGTCAAACTACTGATGTGGGAGATTGGTAAATCTTATGCAGACTCAGTGAAGGAGTTTGACCGTACTGTAGAATATATCCACGCTACAATTGATGCTTTGAAAGACCTCGATCGTCAGTCTTCAAGGTTCAGCATTGAGCAGGGAATAGTGGCACAGATCAGACGATCCCCATTGGGTGTAGTGCTGTGCATGGGGCCTTTTAACTATCCCCTGAATGAAACCTTTACGACGTTGATTCCTGCATTAATTATGGGAAATACCTTGTTGTTTAAACCGCCTAAGCATGGCACGTTATTACATTATCCATTGCTGGAGGCATTCCGGGATTGCTTCCCTAAAGGAGTGGTAAATACCATTTATGGACGTGGAAATAAAATTATTCCCGATCTGATGAAATCAGGGAAGATCAATGTCCTGACTTTAATTGGTTCCAGCAAAGTAGCTAATGAATTGAAAAAGCTTCACCCCAAAGTAAACCGATTACGTGCGATTCTGGGACTGGATGCAAAGAATGCCGCAATTATCACTGCCAGGGCAGATGTACAACTTGCCGTTCAGGAAACTGTATTAGGTGCCTTATCGTTTAACGGTCAAAGGTGTACGGCCTTGAAGATCGTATTTATTCACCGTAGCCTGGCGGAGGTCTTTTTAAAGGAACTGGCTGCTGCCGTAGCCCAGCTTAAATTTGGAATGCCCTGGGAAAATGGCGTCTCCTTGACTCCTCTGCCAGAACCTCATAAGCCAGCTTACCTGCAGGAATGCATTGCAGACGCGATTGCAAATGGCGCTACGGTAAGAAACGAAAACGGTGGGGCCGTAAATGAATCTTTTGTATTTCCGGCTATTGTTTACCCGGTAAACAGAAAGATGAAATTGTATACGGAAGAACAGTTCGGGCCGGTAATTCCTGTTGTTCCTTTTGACGATCTGGAAGAAACGATTGAATACCTGATTGAGTCTACCCATGGTCAGCAGGTCAGCATTTTCAGTAATGATGAAGAAGAAATCGCGGCATTGATTGATCCTCTGGTAAATCAGGTGAGCCGTGTAAACATCAATTGCCAATGTCAGCGGGGACCTGATGTATTTCCGTTTACAGGAAGAAAAGATAGTGCGGAGGGGACTTTATCCGTAGTTGATGCCTTAAGGTCATTCTCTATCCGGTCACTGGTAGCAACAAAATTAAATGACAATAACAAACATCTGATCAATGAAATTGTAGATGGAAACAGTTCCAATTTCTTAAGTACCAGGTATCTGTTTTAA
- a CDS encoding 5' nucleotidase, NT5C type, translating to MNKIKKTIGIDMDGVLADIEEQFMDWYENEHGIRVPREERLGVMEPEGFPDKGAVKRYVYTPGFFRTIPVMEGAVAAVKQLMEDYEVYIVSAATEFPQCLSEKLEWLAEHFPFISWTNIIFCGDKSIIDTDYLIDDHCKNLDFCKGKAIMFNASHNVNQHHHVRVNSWTEVLALLEKESLVGA from the coding sequence ATGAATAAGATAAAAAAGACAATTGGAATTGATATGGATGGGGTTCTTGCAGATATAGAAGAGCAATTCATGGATTGGTACGAAAATGAACATGGCATCAGGGTGCCAAGAGAGGAAAGACTGGGCGTGATGGAACCGGAAGGTTTTCCGGATAAAGGTGCAGTGAAACGGTATGTATATACACCTGGTTTCTTCAGGACCATCCCGGTAATGGAAGGAGCAGTGGCCGCAGTTAAGCAATTGATGGAAGATTACGAGGTTTATATCGTATCAGCCGCAACGGAATTTCCACAATGTTTATCGGAGAAGCTGGAATGGCTGGCGGAACATTTTCCATTCATCAGCTGGACAAATATCATATTTTGCGGAGATAAAAGCATCATTGATACCGATTACCTGATTGATGACCACTGTAAAAACCTGGATTTCTGTAAAGGAAAGGCCATCATGTTTAATGCTTCGCACAATGTGAACCAACACCATCATGTGAGGGTAAATAGCTGGACAGAAGTATTGGCTTTATTGGAAAAAGAAAGCCTGGTCGGCGCCTAA